In the genome of Manis javanica isolate MJ-LG chromosome 17, MJ_LKY, whole genome shotgun sequence, one region contains:
- the LGALS4 gene encoding galectin-4 — protein MAYVPAPGYQPIYNPTLPYNKPIPGGLSVGMSIYIQGVAKDHMKRFFVNFVAGHGSGDDIAFHFNPRFDGWDKVVFNSYQGGKWGKEEKKRSMPFHKGTPFELVFLVLTEHYKVVVNGDPFYEFGHRIPLQMVTHLLVDGDLELQSINFIGGPPAPNQGPGQSNQQPSILPTMEGPPVFNPPVPFMRRLQRELTVRRTIIVKGYVPPTCNSFSINFKVASSGDLALHINPRPLEGVLVRNSYLNGSWGSEERKISHNPFGPGQFFDLSIRCGIDRFKVFANGQHLFDFSYRLSAFQKVDMLEIHGDVTLSYVQV, from the exons ATGGCCTATGTCCCTGCACCGGGCTACCAGCCCATCTACAATCCG ACTCTGCCCTACAACAAGCCCATCCCAGGTGGCCTCAGTGTCGGAATGTCCATTTACATCCAGGGAGTGGCTAAGGACCACATGAAGAG GTTCTTTGTGAATTTCGTGGCGGGGCATGGCTCTGGAGATGACATTGCCTTCCACTTCAATCCCCGTTTTGATGGCTGGGACAAGGTGGTCTTCAACTCGTACCAGGGCGGCAAGTGgggcaaagaagagaagaaaaggagcatGCCTTTCCACAAGGGCACCCCCTTCGAGCTGGTGTTCCTAGTCCTCACCGAGCACTACAAG GTGGTGGTAAATGGAGATCCTTTCTATGAGTTTGGGCACCGCATACCCCTGCAGATGGTCACACACCTGCTGGTGGATGGCGACTTGGAGCTTCAATCAATCAACTTCATTGGAGGCCCACCTGCCCCAAACCAG GGTCCAGGACAGAGCAACCAACAGCCAAGTATCCTGCCT ACAATGGAGGGACCCCCAGTCTTCAACCCG CCTGTGCCATTTATGCGGAGACTGCAAAGGGAGCTCACAGTCCGACGAACCATCATAGTCAAGGGCTATGTACCCCCCACATGCAACAG CTTTTCCATCAACTTCAAAGTAGCATCCTCAGGGGACCTGGCTCTGCACATTAACCCCCGCCCATTGGAAGGAGTCCTGGTTCGGAACAGCTACCTGAATGGCTCATGGGGGTCTGAGGAGAGGAAGATCTCCCACAATCCGTTTGGTCCTGGGCAGTTCTTTGAC ctGTCCATTCGCTGTGGCATAGATCGCTTCAAGGTTTTTGCCAACGGGCAGCACCTCTTCGACTTCTCCTATCGCCTCTCAGCCTTTCAGAAGGTGGACATGCTGGAGATCCATGGTGATGTCACCTTGTCCTATGTCCAGGTCTGA
- the ECH1 gene encoding delta(3,5)-Delta(2,4)-dienoyl-CoA isomerase, mitochondrial: MPSPNMAALCARPLEFLLSEYSGDSVVMAAATAASRRLRDLLTRRLTSPTHLGLSLSLRPMGSSTQDEASRAVPSEAPEHSYESLRVTATQRHVLHVQLNRPEKRNAMNRAFWREMVDCFNKIAEDADCRAVVISGAGKLFTAGIDLMDLASDFFQPRGDDVARSSWHLRNLITGYQETFSVIEKCPKPVIAAIHGACIGGGVDLITACDIRYCAQDAFFQVKEVDIGLAADVGTLQRLPRIIGSQSLVNELAFTARKMMADEALSSGLVSRMFPDKETMLDSAFALAAEISSKSPLAVQGTKVNLLYSRDHSVADGLNYMTSWNMSMLQTEDIPKSVQAVMEKKDLDSVTFSKL; encoded by the exons ATGCCCTCGCCCAACATGGCGGCCCTTTGTGCCCGCCCACTTGAGTTTCTTCTGTCAGAATACTCTGGCGACTCAGTCGTAATGGCGGCGGCGACAGCGGCTTCTCGCAGACTCCGCGACCTGCTGACGCGGA GACTGACATCACCCACCCACCTGGGTCTCAGTCTTAGTCTTCGCCCCATGGGCTCCTCTACACAAGATGAGGCCTCCAGAGCAGTACCCAGTGAAGCCCCAGAACACAGCTATGAGTCCCTTCGAGTGACAGCTACCCAGAGACATGTTCTGCATGTGCAGCTGAACCGGCCTGAGAAGAGGAATGCCATGAACAGGGCCTTTTGGAG GGAGATGGTGGACTGCTTCAACAAGATAGCGGAAGATGCTGACTGCCGGGCTGTGGTGATCTCTGGTGCAGGAAAATTGTTCACTGCAG GTATCGACCTCATGGACCTCGCTTCGGACTTCTTTCAACCCCGAGGCGATGATGTGGCCCGCAGCAGCTGGCATCTGCGTAACCTTATCACCGGATATCAAGAGACCTTCAGTGTCATCGAGAAG TGTCCTAAGCCGGTGATTGCGGCCATCCATGGGGCCTGCATTGGCGGAG GTGTGGACCTCATCACCGCCTGTGACATCCGGTACTGTGCCCAGGATGCCTTCTTCCAGGTGAAG GAGGTGGACATAGGTTTGGCAGCAGATGTAGGAACGCTGCAGCGACTGCCCAGAATCATCGGGAgccagag CCTGGTCAACGAGCTGGCCTTCACTGCCCGCAAGATGATGGCTGATGAGGCCCTGAGCAGTGGGCTGGTCAG CCGGATGTTCCCAGACAAGGAGACTATGCTTGACTCGGCCTTTGCCTTGGCTGCGGAGATTTCCAGCAAGAGCCCCTTAGCAGTGCAGGGCACCAAAGTCAACCTGCTCTACTCCCGCGACCACTCGGTGGCTGACGGCCTCAACTACATG ACTTCCTGGAACATGAGCATGCTGCAAACGGAGGACATCCCCAAGTCAGTCCAGGCCGTAATGGAGAAGAAGGACTTGGACAGCGTCACCTTCTCCAAGCTCTGA
- the LOC108405637 gene encoding galectin-7-like, with amino-acid sequence MPPHHLSPTPAMAGSSNVPHKTSLPEGIRVGNVMRIRGVVPDSAGRFYVNLLCSDEQGSEAALHFNPRLDESVVVFNTRESGTWGAEERGLGIPFQRGKPFDVLLIATEQGFKAVVGDSEYHHFRYRIPPARVRLLEVGGDLQLESVKIF; translated from the exons ATGCCCCCCCAccacctgtcccccaccccagccatggCAGGGAGCTCT AACGTGCCCCATAAGACCTCGTTGCCTGAGGGCATCCGAGTTGGTAACGTGATGAGAATCCGTGGTGTCGTCCCTGACAGTGCTGGCAG GTTCTATGTAAACCTGCTGTGCAGTGACGAGCAGGGTAGTGAAGCTGCCCTGCATTTCAACCCCCGGCTGGACGAGTCTGTGGTGGTCTTCAACACCAGGGAGAGCGGCACCTGGGGAGCAGAGGAGCGAGGCTTGGGCATTCCCTTCCAGCGTGGGAAGCCCTTTGACGTGCTCCTCATTGCCACGGAGCAAGGCTTCAAG GCGGTGGTCGGCGACTCAGAATACCACCACTTCCGCTACCGGATCCCGCCAGCGCGCGTGCGCCTGCTGGAAGTGGGCGGGGACCTGCAGCTGGAGTCAGTGAAGATCTTCTGA